Proteins encoded by one window of Erwinia pyrifoliae DSM 12163:
- the cheR gene encoding protein-glutamate O-methyltransferase CheR — MKKTTLLAPPESASLLTQMVQRLPLSDTHFKRISQLIYQRAGIVLADHKSEMVYNRLVRRLRTLNINDFGHYLALLEKDTSSAEWQAFINALTTNLTAFFREAHHFPILAAHAARHTGNYSVWCAAASTGEEPYSIAMTLAETAGGEAGKFQIHASDIDTQVLEKALAGVYRQEELRTLSQPQLQRFFLRGTGPQEGMVRVRPELTNRVTFSQLNLLANDWALPGTFNAIFCRNVMIYFDKETQEKILRRFVPLLKPGGLLFAGHSENFSQISKEFYLRGQTVYGLTKER, encoded by the coding sequence ATGAAAAAAACGACCTTGTTGGCTCCACCGGAAAGTGCATCGCTACTGACGCAGATGGTTCAGCGCCTGCCATTGTCCGATACGCATTTTAAGCGTATCAGTCAGTTGATTTATCAGCGGGCTGGCATTGTTCTCGCCGACCATAAGAGCGAAATGGTTTACAACCGCCTGGTGCGCAGGTTGCGCACCCTGAACATTAACGATTTTGGTCACTATCTTGCGCTGCTGGAAAAGGACACCAGTAGCGCCGAATGGCAGGCGTTTATTAACGCCCTGACCACTAACCTGACGGCCTTTTTCCGTGAGGCGCACCATTTTCCGATTCTGGCGGCTCATGCGGCGCGTCATACGGGGAATTACAGCGTCTGGTGTGCGGCGGCATCAACCGGAGAAGAGCCTTACTCCATCGCCATGACGCTGGCAGAAACAGCGGGTGGCGAGGCGGGGAAATTTCAGATCCATGCCAGTGATATTGATACTCAGGTATTAGAAAAGGCGCTGGCAGGAGTATACCGCCAGGAAGAGCTACGCACGCTATCGCAACCACAGCTACAGCGCTTTTTTCTGCGCGGTACCGGCCCGCAAGAGGGCATGGTGCGGGTGCGGCCGGAGCTGACGAATCGGGTCACCTTTTCTCAACTCAACCTGCTGGCGAATGACTGGGCGCTACCCGGAACATTTAACGCGATATTCTGCCGTAACGTGATGATCTATTTTGATAAAGAGACGCAGGAGAAGATCTTACGGCGTTTCGTGCCCTTACTAAAACCGGGCGGCCTGCTGTTTGCCGGTCACTCAGAAAACTTTAGCCAAATCAGTAAAGAGTTCTATCTGCGAGGCCAGACGGTCTATGGACTGACTAAGGAAAGATGA
- a CDS encoding protein-glutamate methylesterase/protein-glutamine glutaminase, giving the protein MSKIRVLCVDDSALMRQLMTEIVNSHADMEMVASAPDPLVARDLIKQFNPDVLTLDVEMPRMDGLDFLEKLMRLRPMPVVMVSSLTGQGSEITLRALELGAVDFVTKPSLGIRDGMLAYSQTIADKVRAASRARLHPRSAQPAPVMLKAGPLLSSEKLIAIGASTGGTEAIRHVLQPLPITSPALLITQHMPAGFTRSFADRLNKLCQITVKEAEDGERILPGHAYIAPGAMHLELARSGANYQVKLNDGPSVNRHKPSVDVLFNSVAHFAGRNAVGVILTGMGSDGAAGMLAMNKAGAWTIAQNEASCVVFGMPREAIALGGASEVVDLHQISQHMLAKISVGQALRI; this is encoded by the coding sequence ATGAGTAAAATCAGAGTACTATGCGTTGATGATTCGGCCCTGATGCGTCAGTTAATGACCGAAATTGTCAACAGTCATGCCGATATGGAGATGGTCGCTTCAGCGCCGGATCCGCTAGTGGCAAGGGATTTGATCAAGCAATTCAATCCGGATGTATTAACCCTGGATGTTGAAATGCCGCGCATGGACGGCCTCGACTTTCTGGAAAAGCTGATGCGTCTGCGCCCGATGCCGGTTGTTATGGTCTCATCACTGACCGGGCAAGGCTCAGAGATCACTCTGCGTGCGCTGGAGCTGGGGGCGGTGGACTTCGTCACCAAGCCGTCGCTGGGGATCCGCGATGGGATGCTGGCCTACAGCCAGACTATCGCTGACAAGGTGCGCGCCGCTTCCCGCGCCCGCCTGCATCCGCGCAGCGCGCAGCCCGCACCGGTGATGCTTAAGGCTGGACCGCTGCTAAGCAGTGAAAAGCTGATCGCCATTGGTGCGTCGACCGGCGGTACGGAGGCCATTCGCCATGTGCTGCAACCGTTGCCGATAACCAGTCCGGCACTGCTGATTACGCAACATATGCCCGCCGGCTTCACTCGCTCCTTTGCCGACCGCCTGAATAAGCTGTGCCAGATCACGGTGAAAGAAGCGGAGGATGGGGAACGTATTCTGCCCGGCCACGCCTATATTGCACCGGGTGCCATGCACCTTGAGCTGGCGCGTAGCGGTGCCAATTACCAGGTCAAATTGAATGACGGGCCATCCGTGAATCGTCACAAACCGTCAGTTGACGTGCTGTTCAACTCCGTGGCGCATTTTGCCGGACGAAATGCCGTCGGGGTGATCCTCACCGGTATGGGAAGCGATGGCGCTGCCGGAATGCTGGCGATGAACAAGGCGGGAGCCTGGACTATCGCCCAGAATGAAGCAAGCTGTGTGGTATTTGGCATGCCCCGTGAGGCAATAGCCCTTGGGGGAGCCAGTGAAGTGGTCGATCTTCACCAAATCAGCCAGCACATGCTGGCAAAAATTAGCGTCGGACAGGCGTTACGTATCTAG
- the cheY gene encoding chemotaxis response regulator CheY, which translates to MVDKNMRFLVVDDFNTMRRIVRNLLKELGFNNVEEAEDGVDALNKLRAGGFDFVVSDWNMPNMDGLELLKTIRSDGALGKLPVLMVTAEAKKENIIAAAQAGASGYVVKPFTAATLEEKLGKIFEKLGM; encoded by the coding sequence ATGGTCGATAAAAATATGCGATTTTTGGTGGTAGACGACTTCAACACGATGCGTCGTATCGTCCGCAACCTTTTGAAAGAGCTGGGCTTCAACAACGTTGAAGAAGCGGAAGACGGCGTTGATGCGCTGAATAAGCTGCGCGCCGGGGGGTTTGACTTCGTGGTTTCTGACTGGAACATGCCCAATATGGACGGGCTGGAACTGTTGAAAACCATTCGATCGGACGGCGCGTTGGGCAAGTTACCGGTTCTGATGGTAACGGCTGAAGCCAAGAAAGAGAACATCATTGCTGCGGCCCAGGCTGGCGCCAGCGGCTATGTGGTTAAACCCTTTACAGCGGCTACCCTGGAAGAGAAGTTAGGCAAAATCTTCGAAAAACTGGGTATGTAA
- the cheZ gene encoding protein phosphatase CheZ, with product MSTIPKPNVDAASAQDIISKIGSLTRMLRDSLRELGLDQAIAEAAEAIPDARDRLDYVVQMTAQAADRALNCVEASQPRQTQLEDGAKQLKGRWDEWFENPIELADARSLVSDTRGYLEAVPGHTSFTNAQLMEIMMAQDFQDLTGQVIKRMMDVIQEIERQLLTVLLENVPDQGQRVKKETNNLLNGPQINAAAPNVVASQDQVDDLLDSLGF from the coding sequence ATGAGTACTATTCCGAAACCAAATGTCGATGCTGCTTCGGCACAGGACATTATCTCCAAAATTGGTTCACTGACGCGGATGCTGCGCGACAGCTTGCGCGAGCTTGGGCTGGATCAGGCGATTGCCGAAGCGGCAGAGGCGATCCCCGATGCCCGCGATCGCCTCGATTATGTAGTACAGATGACTGCTCAGGCGGCAGATCGCGCGTTGAACTGCGTAGAAGCTTCCCAGCCGCGCCAGACGCAGTTGGAAGATGGAGCGAAGCAACTCAAAGGCCGTTGGGATGAGTGGTTTGAAAATCCTATCGAACTGGCAGATGCTCGCTCTTTGGTTTCGGACACGCGCGGCTATCTGGAAGCAGTGCCGGGACATACGTCTTTCACTAATGCCCAGCTGATGGAAATCATGATGGCTCAGGACTTCCAGGATCTGACCGGGCAGGTGATTAAACGCATGATGGATGTGATCCAGGAAATCGAGCGTCAGCTGCTGACGGTTCTGCTTGAAAACGTCCCTGATCAAGGTCAGCGTGTCAAAAAAGAGACCAATAATTTGCTTAATGGCCCGCAGATTAATGCGGCCGCGCCAAACGTGGTGGCAAGCCAGGATCAGGTTGACGACCTGCTGGATAGTCTCGGGTTCTGA
- the flhB gene encoding flagellar biosynthesis protein FlhB, producing MSQDSDEEKTESPTAHRLEKAREEGQIPRSRELTSLLMLMTGLSILWVGGEWMGRKMGALLADGLVFNHSVVSDTSQMLRLIANMLLQAVMAVLPMMFGLVVVAIAAPMLLGGLVISGKAIKFDPGKMNPIKGLGKLFSVQSAAELLKAVLKATLVGVVCGLYIWHHWAGMLHLMAESPLTALAGAMNMIAMCCILVVLGLSPMVGFDVFYQLFSYFKNLRMSHQDIRDEHKQQEGDPHVKGRIRQQMRAAARRRMMADVPKADVIVTNPTHYSVALQYDEKKMSAPKVVAKGAGDIALRIRELGAANRIPVLEAPPLARALYRHSEIGQHIPGALYAAVAEVLAWVWQLRRWKVEGGLVPKRPVKLPVPEALDFAGEQKSDG from the coding sequence GTGTCTCAGGATAGCGATGAGGAAAAAACAGAGTCCCCCACGGCGCACCGACTGGAAAAGGCGCGTGAAGAAGGGCAGATCCCGCGCTCGCGTGAACTGACATCGCTCCTGATGCTGATGACCGGGCTGAGCATTCTGTGGGTCGGGGGCGAGTGGATGGGGCGCAAAATGGGTGCGCTGCTGGCCGATGGTCTGGTATTCAATCATTCGGTCGTCAGTGATACCAGTCAGATGCTGCGTCTGATCGCGAATATGCTGCTGCAGGCGGTGATGGCGGTACTGCCGATGATGTTTGGCCTGGTGGTGGTGGCGATTGCTGCGCCGATGTTACTCGGCGGACTGGTGATTAGCGGTAAAGCGATCAAGTTTGACCCCGGAAAAATGAATCCCATCAAGGGATTGGGCAAACTGTTCTCGGTACAATCCGCAGCGGAATTGCTCAAGGCGGTGCTGAAAGCCACGCTGGTGGGCGTTGTTTGCGGTTTATATATCTGGCACCACTGGGCCGGGATGCTGCATTTGATGGCGGAATCTCCGCTTACCGCGCTGGCGGGTGCGATGAACATGATCGCCATGTGCTGCATTCTGGTGGTGCTCGGTTTGTCACCGATGGTCGGCTTTGACGTGTTTTACCAGCTCTTTAGCTATTTCAAAAATTTGCGTATGTCTCACCAGGACATACGCGATGAGCACAAACAGCAGGAAGGTGACCCGCATGTTAAAGGGCGGATCCGGCAGCAGATGCGCGCCGCCGCCCGCCGGCGGATGATGGCCGATGTGCCGAAAGCCGATGTCATCGTCACTAACCCGACTCACTACTCTGTGGCGTTGCAGTATGACGAGAAAAAAATGAGCGCGCCTAAAGTTGTGGCCAAAGGCGCTGGGGATATTGCCTTGCGCATCCGCGAGCTGGGGGCAGCAAACCGCATCCCTGTCCTTGAAGCTCCGCCGCTGGCGCGAGCACTCTATCGCCACAGTGAGATTGGCCAGCATATCCCGGGCGCATTGTATGCAGCCGTGGCCGAGGTACTGGCCTGGGTTTGGCAACTGCGCCGCTGGAAAGTGGAAGGGGGGCTTGTCCCGAAACGACCTGTTAAACTGCCGGTGCCGGAAGCGCTGGACTTCGCTGGAGAACAAAAATCTGATGGCTAA